A single window of Tenericutes bacterium MZ-XQ DNA harbors:
- a CDS encoding sugar ABC transporter permease translates to MNKKFKLKSMNVILILCVITFLSIIPFFWMISTSLKSQEALMAIPIEWIPKNVSFDAFIKVLTKLPFLRSTFNSLLITLSSTILTLLSASFAAFIFAKFEFRFKNVLFVLFLMSMMIPLQVTGIPIFIILTKLGLNNSYLGVILPSVYNVFAIFLLRQFMRKISNELIEAAYMDGASLIHVFFKIIIPISIVPLTTLFVINFMHYWNDYFWPLIILTDPDKVTLPVLLSKLNAQYGTEYNTLMAGSLVSMGPILLVYAFAQKYFIRGVQEGGVK, encoded by the coding sequence ATGAATAAGAAATTTAAGCTGAAAAGCATGAATGTCATTTTAATCTTATGCGTAATCACTTTCTTAAGCATTATTCCCTTTTTTTGGATGATTTCAACATCTTTAAAGAGTCAAGAAGCTTTGATGGCCATTCCGATCGAATGGATACCTAAAAATGTTTCTTTTGATGCTTTTATTAAGGTTTTGACGAAACTACCATTTTTAAGATCAACGTTTAACAGTTTGCTCATCACATTAAGTTCAACCATATTAACGCTTCTAAGTGCGAGTTTCGCAGCGTTTATTTTTGCGAAATTTGAATTTAGATTTAAGAATGTGTTATTCGTGTTGTTTTTAATGAGTATGATGATTCCTCTACAAGTGACTGGAATTCCAATATTCATTATTTTAACGAAATTGGGTTTGAATAATTCATACTTAGGTGTTATATTACCATCTGTTTATAATGTGTTTGCGATTTTCTTGCTCAGACAATTTATGAGAAAGATCTCAAATGAACTCATTGAAGCAGCTTATATGGATGGAGCTTCATTAATTCATGTATTTTTTAAGATTATTATTCCGATTAGTATTGTGCCATTAACAACGTTATTCGTGATCAATTTCATGCATTACTGGAATGATTACTTTTGGCCTTTAATTATCCTTACTGATCCAGATAAGGTGACTTTACCTGTACTTTTAAGTAAACTGAATGCACAGTATGGTACTGAGTATAATACACTGATGGCAGGATCACTTGTTTCTATGGGGCCAATCTTATTGGTTTATGCATTTGCACAAAAATACTTTATCAGAGGCGTACAAGAAGGCGGTGTCAAATGA
- a CDS encoding sugar ABC transporter permease: MNHLQKNIKFYIVLFLVPSILGYIIFSLLPMLSAFYLSFTSWDIIGGTPDWIGITNYKDIFSSDEFYRVLKNTLKFIVMYIPLIMISSFLLALLFDQKVKGVGAFRVLLFIPVLTSWVAGSIIWRSALNGQYGIINNLLDLVGIQGPGWLTDPKWSMVSIVMVSIWKDLGFFSLIIFGALRNVDKEVYEAAEIDGASSFKKTLKITLPLVSPTLFFVLITTMINSFQLFPQVMVMTGGGPFGSTQVLVERIYTYGFRYFNMGYAAALSIVLLIMIVIVTIIQLVFQKKWVFYE; encoded by the coding sequence ATGAACCACTTACAAAAAAACATCAAATTCTATATTGTTTTATTTCTAGTACCAAGTATTCTTGGCTACATCATCTTTTCACTACTTCCTATGTTATCTGCTTTTTATTTAAGTTTTACGTCATGGGATATTATCGGTGGAACACCAGACTGGATAGGTATCACGAATTATAAAGATATCTTTAGTTCTGATGAATTTTACCGGGTTTTAAAAAATACATTAAAATTTATTGTGATGTATATACCGTTAATCATGATTTCATCTTTCTTATTAGCATTACTCTTTGATCAAAAAGTTAAAGGTGTCGGTGCATTTAGAGTCTTATTATTCATTCCAGTACTCACCAGTTGGGTTGCAGGTTCTATTATATGGAGATCAGCTTTAAATGGACAATATGGTATTATCAATAACTTACTTGATCTTGTGGGCATCCAGGGACCTGGATGGCTAACTGATCCAAAATGGTCGATGGTATCGATTGTGATGGTGAGTATTTGGAAAGACTTAGGTTTCTTTTCACTGATCATCTTTGGGGCACTTAGAAATGTTGATAAAGAGGTTTATGAAGCGGCTGAGATTGATGGAGCTAGCTCATTTAAAAAGACTTTAAAAATTACATTACCACTTGTATCACCAACTTTATTTTTTGTATTGATTACGACAATGATTAACTCGTTCCAACTTTTCCCTCAAGTCATGGTTATGACTGGAGGCGGACCATTTGGATCGACTCAAGTGTTAGTTGAGCGTATTTATACCTATGGATTTAGATATTTCAATATGGGTTATGCTGCAGCACTGTCTATTGTCTTACTCATTATGATTGTGATTGTGACGATTATACAACTGGTATTTCAGAAGAAGTGGGTGTTTTATGAATAA